From one Acidobacteriota bacterium genomic stretch:
- a CDS encoding lytic transglycosylase domain-containing protein: MMKLSHVITAIAVAGFLSANVYAQEMMSVESTAGAPQPRTPSMVVHEVAKPATAATKPGVNATSKVQSTLKDAPTKVLTENNALKPNAAPSPIYIPTTPTVEVSTALLDTTGNPYYDQLVKNAAAKYGVDPHLIFALMRQESGFHSRAVSYKGASGLMQLMPATARRFGVQNIFDPAQNIDGGTRYLRFLLNMFNGDVKLALAGYNAGENAVINYGYQVPPYRETQNYVKNISAKYSRTKQTSKAKPAPTQTTVAPEAITTSKGRLSNNY, translated from the coding sequence ATGATGAAATTATCGCACGTCATAACAGCAATCGCTGTAGCAGGGTTTTTAAGCGCAAATGTCTATGCGCAGGAAATGATGAGCGTTGAATCAACCGCCGGCGCACCGCAACCGCGCACGCCTTCAATGGTCGTCCACGAGGTTGCTAAACCCGCGACGGCGGCGACCAAACCCGGCGTCAACGCTACTTCAAAAGTCCAATCCACTTTAAAAGATGCGCCGACCAAAGTGCTGACGGAAAATAACGCGCTTAAACCAAATGCCGCACCTTCGCCGATTTACATTCCGACTACGCCAACCGTCGAAGTCTCAACCGCACTGCTTGATACCACAGGCAATCCGTATTACGACCAGTTGGTAAAAAATGCGGCGGCAAAATATGGCGTTGACCCGCATCTGATTTTCGCCTTGATGCGACAGGAATCCGGCTTTCATTCGCGGGCGGTTTCCTATAAAGGCGCATCGGGACTTATGCAACTGATGCCGGCGACCGCCAGACGTTTCGGCGTGCAGAATATTTTTGACCCGGCGCAAAACATCGATGGTGGCACCAGGTATCTGCGTTTCTTGCTTAATATGTTCAACGGCGATGTGAAACTGGCGCTTGCCGGTTACAATGCCGGTGAAAATGCGGTCATCAATTATGGCTATCAAGTGCCGCCCTATCGCGAAACCCAAAATTATGTGAAAAACATTTCGGCAAAATATTCGCGCACCAAACAAACTTCAAAAGCGAAACCGGCTCCGACGCAAACCACGGTTGCGCCCGAAGCCATCACCACATCGAAAGGTCGGTTGTCGAATAATTATTGA
- a CDS encoding N-acetylmuramoyl-L-alanine amidase — protein sequence MRHSLRSNLTFHSLVLILVFCLSARQTLNAADPSNALSTAPRSLAEELFIRANDTNNALHARPLEERSADDYLRTLDLYSQVIRLNTDNHFSSESLTKRAELLREMADVRGDSALYQQAIEAFRQIVKSHPHSAAVGDALINIAEIYEENLQDLDGAISAYKELVDYFPSSVMAREARAVIARFEMQLANRSADVVAANHKVDAATIAGIAQLTNVRNFSSSDYARVVIDLSNNAEFTPTRIGNNKIAIKLQNALVASSLFGRRFIVGNDNLLKRITVYEGESANSGVQIELDVNEAAEFSTFKLSEPARIIVDIHAANATTKSQTIIATNEKPVVEDVTTPTAKTSEADATNKPVETAISAASKPVEATMNPQPPKIEGSNTIVKANKSTGRAPVMALPEITEPIVPHTAGDATNAKPNADAQAGAIAGAVDAKVASGVALKCVVIDAGHGGHDTGTISPNGLREKDLTLDVARRLKAYIKRNYPDIDVVMTRDGDYFVALEQRTAIANARHADLFISVHANSSPAKAASGVETFFVNPEKAKAQAEKQEVNNSAVEAKPAVAKAEDTITASVAVANRVAESRELARYIQSGLVRGIGAASPRSGANRGVKHAGFVVLMGAAMPSVLAEVSFLSNPKDEALLMTGQFRERIAASLFAGLNAYLKKNRGTDAK from the coding sequence ATGCGTCATTCTTTGCGTAGCAATTTAACTTTTCATTCACTCGTCCTGATACTGGTTTTCTGCCTGTCGGCGCGTCAGACCTTGAATGCTGCCGACCCCTCGAATGCGCTTTCAACCGCGCCGCGTTCACTTGCCGAAGAATTATTCATTCGCGCCAACGACACCAACAACGCTTTGCATGCGCGCCCGCTCGAAGAACGCAGCGCCGATGATTATCTGCGCACACTTGATTTATACAGTCAGGTCATTCGCCTCAACACCGACAATCATTTCTCTTCCGAATCGCTTACCAAACGCGCCGAATTGCTCAGAGAAATGGCTGATGTCAGAGGCGATTCGGCGCTCTATCAACAGGCGATTGAAGCCTTCCGGCAAATCGTCAAATCGCATCCGCACAGCGCCGCCGTGGGTGACGCGCTGATTAACATCGCCGAGATTTATGAAGAAAATCTGCAAGACCTCGACGGCGCGATTTCCGCCTATAAAGAGTTGGTCGACTATTTTCCATCGTCGGTGATGGCGCGTGAAGCGCGAGCGGTGATTGCGCGTTTTGAAATGCAACTGGCGAATCGCTCGGCAGATGTGGTTGCGGCAAATCATAAAGTCGATGCAGCAACGATTGCCGGCATCGCGCAACTGACGAACGTGCGCAATTTCAGTAGCAGTGATTATGCCCGCGTGGTGATTGATTTATCCAACAATGCGGAGTTCACGCCAACCCGTATCGGCAATAATAAAATCGCGATTAAATTACAGAATGCTCTGGTTGCGTCTTCACTATTTGGCAGACGCTTTATTGTTGGCAATGACAATCTGTTGAAGCGCATCACGGTTTACGAAGGCGAATCGGCAAACTCCGGTGTGCAAATCGAACTCGACGTCAACGAAGCCGCCGAGTTTTCAACCTTCAAATTATCCGAACCCGCCCGCATCATCGTTGATATTCACGCGGCAAATGCAACGACCAAATCGCAAACCATTATTGCGACAAACGAAAAGCCTGTGGTCGAAGATGTCACCACGCCAACCGCTAAAACATCTGAAGCGGATGCCACCAACAAACCGGTTGAAACAGCAATATCAGCGGCAAGTAAGCCTGTTGAGGCGACGATGAATCCTCAGCCTCCGAAAATCGAAGGCAGCAACACAATTGTCAAAGCCAATAAATCAACCGGCAGAGCGCCGGTCATGGCTTTGCCGGAAATCACCGAACCCATCGTTCCGCATACCGCAGGCGATGCCACCAACGCTAAACCCAATGCTGACGCGCAAGCCGGGGCGATTGCCGGGGCGGTTGATGCAAAAGTCGCAAGCGGCGTGGCGCTCAAATGTGTGGTGATTGATGCGGGGCACGGCGGACACGATACCGGCACCATCAGCCCGAACGGACTTCGCGAAAAAGATTTGACTCTTGATGTGGCGCGACGTTTGAAAGCTTACATCAAACGCAACTACCCGGACATTGATGTAGTGATGACCCGCGATGGCGATTATTTCGTCGCCCTCGAACAACGAACAGCGATTGCCAATGCCCGACACGCCGATTTATTCATTTCGGTTCATGCCAATTCAAGTCCCGCAAAAGCCGCATCGGGCGTTGAAACCTTTTTCGTCAATCCCGAAAAAGCCAAAGCGCAAGCCGAAAAACAAGAAGTCAATAATTCCGCTGTTGAAGCCAAACCGGCAGTCGCCAAAGCCGAAGACACGATTACCGCAAGCGTGGCGGTCGCTAATCGGGTTGCCGAATCACGCGAACTGGCGCGTTATATTCAATCAGGTTTGGTTCGTGGCATCGGCGCAGCCTCACCGCGTTCGGGAGCTAATCGCGGCGTCAAACACGCGGGATTTGTGGTATTGATGGGCGCGGCAATGCCGAGCGTTCTCGCGGAAGTCTCTTTTCTCTCGAATCCCAAAGATGAAGCATTACTGATGACCGGGCAATTCCGCGAACGCATCGCCGCTTCATTATTCGCAGGCTTGAATGCTTATTTGAAAAAGAATCGCGGCACAGATGCGAAGTGA
- a CDS encoding site-2 protease family protein, which produces MKLPSKPLSLGQLFGIPLFAHYSWLPVIPFYAWAIASSLLPREAPGLPISQYWLFGFLTTFLLFASVLGHELAHALMARAEGLGTGSITLYIFGGLAALKGQPANPGAEFKIAIVGPAASFLLGTIFFLIAQILPHDLRVAEQMFRHLGLVNWVLAGFNILPGLPLDGGRVLRAMVWRFNKNFRKATQVAARAGLVIALSLIINGLAYFFFNIDQALGLACLTMGIIIALLLMTSEGQNYGVFRAKRGTIEDFMNRDVMLIDPAMKVVDFINSVLKNNRDTIFPVARDKRLHGLLMLEDLKSMPEEEWKKLEAKDCMRPVDDSMFISAKLNLQQAHTILTANKFGRAVVIDTNGMIIGYVSLSDIRKAKST; this is translated from the coding sequence ATGAAGCTTCCTTCTAAACCGCTATCACTTGGACAACTTTTCGGCATACCGCTATTTGCGCATTATAGCTGGCTTCCGGTTATTCCGTTTTATGCCTGGGCGATTGCTTCGAGTCTGCTGCCACGCGAAGCGCCGGGTTTACCGATTTCGCAATACTGGTTGTTCGGATTTCTAACCACCTTCTTACTTTTCGCCTCGGTCTTGGGACACGAACTGGCGCACGCCTTGATGGCGCGTGCCGAAGGCTTAGGCACAGGCAGCATCACGCTCTATATTTTTGGCGGGCTTGCGGCGCTCAAAGGACAACCGGCAAATCCCGGCGCGGAATTCAAAATCGCCATTGTCGGTCCCGCTGCCAGCTTTTTGTTGGGTACAATATTTTTTCTCATCGCCCAGATTTTGCCGCACGATTTGCGCGTCGCCGAACAGATGTTTCGTCATCTCGGTTTAGTTAATTGGGTGCTTGCGGGTTTTAATATCTTGCCCGGCTTGCCGCTTGATGGCGGCAGAGTATTGCGGGCGATGGTGTGGCGCTTCAATAAAAATTTTCGCAAAGCCACACAGGTAGCGGCGCGCGCCGGATTGGTCATCGCCCTTTCGTTAATCATCAACGGACTCGCCTATTTCTTTTTCAATATTGACCAGGCGTTGGGGCTTGCCTGTTTGACGATGGGCATCATCATCGCGCTGTTGTTGATGACTTCCGAAGGGCAGAATTACGGCGTCTTTCGCGCGAAACGCGGCACCATCGAAGATTTCATGAATCGCGATGTGATGTTGATTGACCCGGCAATGAAGGTTGTCGATTTCATCAACAGCGTGTTGAAAAACAACCGCGATACGATTTTTCCGGTCGCCAGAGATAAACGTCTGCACGGACTGTTGATGCTCGAAGATTTGAAATCCATGCCCGAAGAAGAATGGAAAAAACTCGAAGCCAAAGATTGCATGCGCCCGGTGGATGATTCGATGTTCATCAGCGCCAAACTCAATCTGCAACAGGCGCATACGATTTTAACCGCCAACAAATTCGGTCGCGCCGTGGTGATTGATACGAATGGCATGATTATCGGTTATGTAAGCCTGAGCGATATTCGCAAAGCGAAAAGCACATGA
- a CDS encoding C25 family cysteine peptidase: MKFNRIVAFLFVSTFGFVLIQTLAILPGSANYPYGLAKLPQSTNQIPKPNATTATFVVNSTGDGADANTADGVCNDGAGNCTLRAAIQQANATAGADTIQFAIGTGAQTISPVSTLPAITGTLTIDGTTQPGFAGSPIIEVNGNGIDPIFVASGLSINATATGSVVKGLVINRFAAYGIVVQASNCRVEGNFIGTNLAGTLASPNSESGVLLSGASNTVIGGTTTGTRNVISGNGNNGVLLFGATTSANRIEGNFIGINATGNAIVSNGGDGVLISFDAHDNIVGGTTSGARNIISGNANGVHIVAGASSTHHNLVQGNYIGTDVTGSFSLGNLFRGVDIFGGNNNTIGGTGASRNVISGNNLEGVIINQPDATANKIQGNYIGLAANGVSPLGNRVAGAQILNGAHDNLIGGTGAGEGNIIAFNGTATTTSAGIFVNGHTAAAQTTNNAILNNTFFSNLGLAIDLCGSGSCANPDGVTANDSGDGDAGANDVQNFPILTSANTLASGDTNIQGSLNSTASTNFRLEFFYSNSCDASGNGEGQNYLGSTNVTTNAAGNVNFNATFATLIPPGSSVTATATRINGAVFESTSEFSPCITSLGLADLAITINDSPDPVNVGSQLAYSITVTNNGPSTASNVVVTDNLPSTLVFTNCQSTNGGVCGGTGNNRTVTFASLAANTSATITINALVNCGVLNNTSIGNTASVSSSTPDNSTANNLATATTLALNPGFNISPTSQDFPQNGGQGTVAVTGPTGCSFTAVSNDAWITILSINASAVNFSVAVNNTGINRTGTMTIGGNTFTVNQSGTPCTYTLTPTSVNLNSEAQSGSVDLTTGNGCSWKVVSQDSWITITSEAVGSGNGTTTFTVEANATGATRIGTIEFITLGSASPTGSAPAQVANEGFTITQAGTPTAAKLIAFQATAYDQGVLLDWQSGEEINNLGFHLYRETGGKLIRITPEIVAGSALIVGSGTALQSDKTYFWWDNSMADCGLRMVNCQGVAYWLEDIDLNGKRTLHGPVIPKIVGGQPPARTRADLLSKLGKAEPRIVTSVMTASANARSSAVATATADWSLPNQPAMKIVVRQDGWYRITQTELASAGFNVAINPRLLQLYVDGEAIPMRVTGEPDGAFNPTDAVEFYGTALDTPATDKRIYWLTTGAQPGKRISQIEAQAKPGGAQNFAYTVERKDRVLYFAGLKNGERENFFGVLISPTPVEQTLNLLHLDTQAKETATIEITLQGVTHLPHLVRVALNNQTLGTIGFEGQAQGVGRFQVPVSLLKEGSNQLSLVAVSGASDICLTDALRITYPRLYQADNNLLTFTIDGASTNQTVRGFNTNTIHVFDITNANAPQEFIGNIEPTADGYSVSIQTDGLTNRTMLALAADKVKKPAALIANKPSSLRGANHSADLVIITQNAFVDTLAPLAALRKQQGYSVEIITVEDIYDEFSFGHKEPRAIKDFLAATKVNWKRAPRFVLLVGDASYDRRDYLGLGDFDFVPTELIDTQFMETASDDWLVDFNDDGLPEMFVGRLPVRTAAEATTVVNKLVNYDSTTAKAVKEKLALLVADKNDGYDFESASSSLRGLLPVDFSIQEILRGRTTDSAAKQQLLAGFNRGAAVVNYLGHGSTNSWRNLFNNEDVQQLTNQANPSFVVAMSCLIGYFPHPSTESLGERLLNYERGGAIAVWASSSATEPAEQAKMNRELFHLLFGSKTKLTLGEAVAGAKAATPNRDIRRTWVLLGDPSMRLK, from the coding sequence ATGAAATTCAATCGCATCGTTGCCTTTCTTTTTGTCTCTACGTTTGGTTTTGTCCTGATTCAGACACTGGCGATTTTGCCAGGCAGCGCAAATTATCCATACGGGCTTGCGAAATTGCCGCAATCTACCAACCAAATCCCCAAGCCCAATGCAACGACCGCAACCTTCGTGGTGAACTCAACAGGCGACGGCGCGGATGCCAACACCGCAGATGGAGTTTGCAATGATGGCGCGGGCAATTGCACCTTGCGCGCGGCAATTCAGCAGGCTAATGCCACGGCTGGCGCAGACACCATTCAATTTGCCATTGGCACCGGGGCACAGACGATTTCGCCTGTCTCAACTTTGCCGGCAATTACCGGCACGCTGACGATTGACGGCACAACTCAACCGGGGTTTGCCGGTAGTCCGATTATTGAAGTCAACGGCAATGGCATCGATCCAATTTTTGTTGCAAGCGGACTGTCAATCAATGCAACCGCCACCGGCAGCGTCGTCAAAGGGTTGGTCATCAACCGTTTTGCAGCTTATGGAATCGTCGTACAAGCGAGCAACTGTCGCGTTGAAGGCAATTTCATCGGCACCAATCTCGCGGGCACACTTGCCTCCCCCAACAGCGAATCGGGTGTGCTGTTAAGCGGCGCTTCCAACACGGTCATTGGCGGCACCACGACCGGAACCCGGAATGTCATTTCCGGGAATGGCAACAACGGCGTGTTGTTATTCGGGGCGACGACTTCTGCCAATCGCATCGAAGGGAATTTCATCGGCATCAATGCTACGGGAAATGCCATAGTTTCCAATGGTGGCGATGGGGTTTTAATTAGTTTTGATGCCCACGACAATATCGTTGGCGGCACGACAAGCGGCGCGCGCAATATTATTTCCGGCAATGCCAATGGGGTTCATATCGTAGCAGGCGCTTCTTCAACGCATCACAATCTTGTCCAGGGCAATTACATCGGCACCGACGTGACCGGCAGTTTCAGTTTGGGTAATCTATTCAGAGGCGTTGATATATTCGGCGGCAATAACAATACCATCGGCGGTACAGGCGCATCCCGCAATGTTATTTCCGGCAATAACCTTGAGGGTGTGATTATCAATCAACCGGATGCCACGGCAAACAAAATTCAAGGCAATTATATCGGTTTAGCGGCAAACGGTGTGTCGCCGCTTGGCAACCGAGTCGCAGGCGCGCAAATCCTTAATGGCGCACATGACAATCTCATTGGCGGCACAGGTGCAGGTGAAGGCAACATCATCGCGTTTAACGGCACGGCAACCACGACCAGCGCAGGCATATTCGTCAATGGTCACACCGCTGCGGCTCAAACCACCAATAATGCGATTTTGAACAACACATTTTTTTCCAACCTCGGACTTGCCATAGACCTTTGCGGCAGCGGCTCCTGCGCCAACCCCGATGGCGTTACCGCAAACGATTCGGGTGATGGTGACGCAGGAGCCAATGATGTGCAGAACTTCCCAATCCTCACATCAGCAAACACACTGGCGTCGGGAGACACCAATATTCAAGGTTCGCTCAACAGCACCGCCAGTACCAATTTTCGTCTGGAATTTTTCTACAGCAATTCGTGCGATGCATCCGGCAATGGCGAAGGGCAAAATTATCTCGGCTCAACCAACGTGACGACCAATGCTGCTGGCAACGTCAATTTCAATGCGACGTTTGCCACCTTGATTCCTCCCGGCAGTTCCGTGACCGCTACCGCGACGCGCATCAATGGCGCGGTTTTTGAAAGCACGTCGGAATTTTCTCCCTGTATCACTTCTCTGGGGCTTGCTGATTTGGCAATCACCATAAACGACTCGCCCGACCCTGTGAATGTCGGTTCGCAACTTGCGTATTCCATCACCGTCACCAACAACGGACCGTCAACGGCAAGCAACGTTGTGGTGACGGATAATCTGCCATCGACGCTCGTATTCACGAATTGTCAATCAACCAACGGCGGCGTCTGTGGCGGCACAGGCAACAATCGCACAGTGACGTTTGCCTCACTTGCGGCAAATACTTCGGCAACCATCACCATCAATGCGCTGGTGAATTGCGGCGTACTCAATAACACCTCCATCGGCAATACAGCCTCAGTCAGTTCATCAACGCCGGATAATTCCACTGCCAATAATCTGGCAACGGCGACCACCCTTGCGCTAAATCCGGGATTTAATATTTCTCCGACCAGCCAGGACTTCCCGCAAAACGGCGGGCAGGGAACGGTCGCAGTCACAGGACCAACGGGCTGTTCGTTCACGGCTGTGAGTAATGACGCCTGGATAACCATTCTTTCAATTAATGCCAGCGCCGTAAATTTCAGCGTCGCGGTCAACAATACGGGAATTAATCGCACCGGCACAATGACCATTGGCGGCAATACCTTCACAGTCAATCAATCGGGAACCCCTTGCACCTATACGTTGACGCCGACATCCGTCAACCTGAATAGCGAGGCGCAAAGCGGCAGCGTTGACCTCACCACCGGCAACGGCTGTTCGTGGAAAGTGGTCTCGCAGGATAGCTGGATAACCATCACTTCTGAGGCGGTGGGTTCAGGCAATGGCACTACGACTTTCACAGTTGAAGCCAATGCCACGGGAGCCACACGAATCGGAACCATCGAATTCATCACGCTTGGCTCTGCGAGTCCAACCGGCAGCGCGCCTGCACAAGTTGCGAATGAGGGGTTTACCATCACCCAGGCAGGCACGCCGACCGCCGCAAAATTAATCGCTTTTCAGGCGACGGCATATGATCAAGGAGTTTTACTGGACTGGCAATCCGGCGAAGAGATTAACAATCTCGGTTTCCACCTTTACCGCGAAACCGGCGGCAAATTGATTCGCATCACACCGGAAATCGTTGCCGGTTCGGCGCTCATTGTCGGAAGCGGAACGGCTTTACAGTCGGACAAAACTTATTTCTGGTGGGACAATTCAATGGCGGATTGCGGATTGCGAATGGTGAATTGTCAAGGTGTTGCTTATTGGCTTGAAGACATTGACCTCAACGGCAAACGCACTTTGCACGGGCCAGTCATACCGAAAATCGTTGGCGGACAACCGCCCGCAAGAACCCGCGCAGACCTGTTAAGTAAACTCGGAAAAGCCGAACCGCGAATTGTCACCTCAGTAATGACGGCTTCGGCAAATGCGCGCTCATCGGCTGTTGCGACAGCGACCGCCGATTGGAGTTTGCCGAATCAACCGGCAATGAAAATTGTCGTGCGCCAAGATGGCTGGTATCGCATTACGCAAACCGAACTGGCAAGCGCAGGTTTCAACGTCGCCATCAATCCGCGATTACTGCAACTCTACGTTGATGGCGAAGCGATACCGATGCGCGTCACGGGTGAACCAGACGGCGCTTTCAACCCGACCGATGCCGTTGAATTTTATGGCACGGCGCTCGATACCCCCGCGACCGACAAACGCATTTACTGGCTTACCACAGGCGCGCAACCGGGCAAGCGAATCTCTCAGATTGAAGCGCAAGCCAAACCGGGCGGCGCACAAAATTTCGCTTACACGGTTGAACGCAAAGACCGTGTGCTTTATTTCGCAGGACTTAAAAACGGCGAGCGTGAAAATTTCTTCGGCGTATTGATTTCACCTACGCCGGTTGAACAAACCCTCAATTTATTGCATCTCGATACGCAGGCAAAAGAGACGGCAACCATTGAAATCACCTTGCAGGGCGTCACCCACTTGCCGCATCTGGTTCGCGTGGCACTCAACAATCAAACACTCGGAACCATCGGCTTTGAGGGTCAGGCGCAAGGCGTCGGTCGATTCCAGGTTCCCGTTTCGCTGCTCAAAGAAGGCAGCAATCAACTCTCACTCGTCGCCGTCAGTGGAGCAAGCGATATTTGTCTTACGGACGCGCTTCGCATTACTTATCCGCGCCTTTATCAAGCCGACAATAATCTTTTGACCTTTACGATTGACGGCGCGTCAACCAATCAAACCGTCAGAGGATTTAATACCAATACGATTCATGTATTCGACATCACGAATGCAAACGCGCCGCAGGAATTTATCGGCAACATCGAACCAACCGCAGATGGGTACAGCGTCAGTATTCAGACCGACGGTTTAACCAATCGCACAATGCTTGCGCTCGCTGCTGATAAAGTGAAAAAGCCAGCGGCGCTCATTGCCAATAAACCGTCAAGTTTGCGCGGCGCAAATCACAGTGCTGATTTAGTCATCATCACTCAAAACGCATTTGTTGACACCCTTGCGCCGCTTGCTGCCTTGCGTAAACAACAGGGCTACAGTGTTGAAATCATCACCGTTGAAGACATCTATGATGAATTCAGTTTCGGTCATAAAGAACCCCGCGCCATCAAAGATTTTCTCGCCGCAACCAAAGTGAATTGGAAGCGCGCGCCGCGTTTCGTTCTGTTGGTCGGTGATGCAAGCTATGACCGGCGCGATTATTTAGGATTAGGTGATTTCGATTTCGTGCCGACCGAACTCATTGACACACAATTCATGGAGACCGCGAGCGACGATTGGTTGGTTGATTTCAATGATGACGGGTTGCCGGAAATGTTCGTCGGGCGGTTGCCTGTGCGCACGGCTGCGGAAGCGACAACGGTTGTCAACAAACTGGTCAACTACGATTCGACAACCGCCAAAGCCGTAAAAGAGAAACTGGCGTTGTTGGTTGCCGATAAAAACGACGGCTACGATTTTGAATCGGCAAGCAGCAGTTTACGCGGTTTGTTGCCGGTTGATTTTTCCATTCAGGAAATTTTGCGTGGACGCACAACCGATAGCGCCGCAAAACAACAATTGCTTGCCGGGTTCAATCGCGGCGCGGCTGTTGTAAATTATCTCGGTCACGGTTCGACCAATTCCTGGCGCAATCTGTTCAACAATGAAGATGTACAACAACTGACGAATCAAGCTAATCCGTCATTCGTTGTGGCAATGAGTTGTTTGATTGGCTATTTCCCGCATCCGAGTACAGAAAGCCTCGGCGAACGGTTGTTAAATTATGAACGCGGCGGCGCGATTGCGGTGTGGGCTTCGTCAAGCGCCACAGAACCCGCCGAACAGGCAAAGATGAATCGGGAACTTTTCCACTTGCTATTCGGCTCAAAAACTAAATTGACTTTGGGCGAGGCGGTTGCCGGGGCGAAAGCCGCAACCCCAAATCGCGATATACGACGAACCTGGGTGTTGCTTGGCGACCCAAGCATGCGTTTGAAGTAA
- a CDS encoding tetratricopeptide repeat protein: MSFASLWQKRFRSLFVNNHFSNKKLLLISLLLPAILFTGFSLKNFHNAAAADLLNLEATLEDSKAARARFDFVEALQLLETASRFHKPAVELFNEYGNLYLDAEEPDRAEIFFNKALKINPSNEAALIGRAAVDLMRRDYNNAETYLLNLLSANKQSLTARTALAKVFLDSNQLDKAATEAERVLAVDANNKDALYILAFVKATGGEAKEARAMARRALELDPFNPNLRRLLSQYVDGRAGYTQRVSRAAQERFETGRALKQAGNFTEAEKVFEQALKLEPLYYRALIALGDMHLRRGAYEQAMKLAQKALTVDGEGASAHLIFCYAVIGMREASRIAIGASDFAKAFFKQPAPPKFALTAEIFPNYKNLNAREQIVIDGAVAPLAHFLPTLAAKKARHYLIAFDERASDIRGVEDVERERTFDGRFFASLRGVGGRVTVSGIEYIEMAARAGFHTIAHEFAHQVQMLAMERADLNRLRKLYQTAVREGRALDYYAESDELEYFAQGYEAFIAEIKRPATGMTARHTRQELIARDPDLYGFIEGLTRREQPARALN, encoded by the coding sequence GTGAGCTTTGCATCTTTGTGGCAAAAGCGTTTTCGTTCTCTGTTCGTCAACAATCATTTCAGCAACAAAAAATTGCTGCTCATCAGCCTCTTGCTTCCTGCAATATTATTTACCGGTTTTTCTCTCAAAAATTTTCACAACGCGGCGGCAGCGGATTTACTGAACCTGGAAGCGACCCTTGAAGACTCGAAAGCGGCGCGGGCGCGATTTGATTTTGTCGAAGCGTTGCAGCTTTTAGAAACCGCTTCACGCTTTCATAAACCTGCTGTTGAATTATTCAACGAATATGGCAATCTTTACCTTGATGCAGAAGAACCCGACCGCGCCGAAATCTTTTTCAACAAAGCTTTGAAAATTAATCCGTCGAACGAAGCCGCGCTCATCGGTCGCGCCGCGGTTGATTTAATGCGCCGCGATTACAACAATGCGGAAACCTATTTGCTCAATTTGCTTTCCGCAAACAAACAAAGTCTGACGGCGCGAACCGCACTTGCAAAAGTTTTTCTCGACAGCAATCAACTCGACAAAGCCGCTACGGAAGCCGAGCGGGTTCTCGCCGTTGACGCGAATAACAAAGACGCGCTCTACATTCTCGCTTTCGTCAAAGCCACCGGCGGCGAAGCCAAAGAAGCGCGGGCAATGGCGCGGCGGGCGCTCGAACTCGACCCTTTCAATCCCAACCTGCGTCGTTTGCTTTCACAATACGTTGATGGTCGCGCGGGTTATACGCAACGGGTTTCACGCGCCGCGCAGGAACGCTTTGAAACGGGGCGGGCGTTGAAACAGGCAGGAAATTTTACGGAAGCCGAGAAAGTTTTTGAACAGGCATTAAAACTTGAGCCGCTCTATTATCGCGCGTTGATTGCGCTCGGTGATATGCATTTGCGACGTGGCGCGTATGAACAGGCAATGAAACTCGCGCAAAAGGCGCTCACAGTTGACGGCGAAGGCGCAAGCGCGCATTTGATTTTCTGCTATGCGGTGATTGGCATGCGCGAAGCGTCGCGCATTGCCATTGGCGCAAGCGATTTCGCGAAAGCTTTTTTCAAACAACCCGCGCCGCCGAAATTTGCGCTGACGGCGGAAATTTTTCCGAACTATAAAAACTTAAACGCCAGAGAGCAGATAGTGATTGACGGGGCGGTCGCCCCGCTTGCACATTTTCTGCCGACGCTTGCTGCTAAAAAAGCGCGGCATTATTTAATTGCTTTTGATGAACGCGCCAGCGACATTCGCGGCGTTGAAGATGTCGAACGCGAACGCACCTTTGACGGGCGCTTCTTTGCGAGTCTTCGCGGGGTTGGCGGGCGGGTGACGGTTTCAGGAATTGAATATATCGAGATGGCTGCACGCGCAGGCTTTCATACCATCGCGCACGAATTCGCCCACCAAGTGCAGATGCTGGCGATGGAGCGCGCGGATTTAAACCGGCTGCGCAAGCTTTATCAAACGGCAGTGCGCGAAGGTCGCGCGCTGGATTATTACGCCGAATCGGACGAGTTGGAATATTTCGCGCAAGGATATGAAGCGTTCATTGCCGAAATCAAACGCCCGGCGACCGGCATGACGGCAAGACACACGCGACAGGAACTCATCGCGCGCGACCCCGATTTGTATGGTTTTATCGAAGGTTTAACGCGGCGCGAGCAACCGGCGCGAGCGCTGAATTGA